The genomic stretch atgaacagaaccacccgtgcctcaaTAGCATACCGACACCGCAGGGTGTTacctcatcctagaacaaccaagccacttcctgctctatgcaccgagtaTCCATTACCACAACAGCTCAAGACACTCTGAGATTCCCATACACAGATCCTCTAGTACTTTAactcttctacaaatctcgcattcactctcacaACAGTTAGGCCCCTCTCTTAAGCAACCCATTTAAATTATGACACAAGTCTTTCACTTGCAGATGAGATATGctaatagacaacataaggatcgcaCAACTTCCGAACActttgcaggagataacccacatgatttgcctcaaactaacattccCGCTTCCACTATCGTAAACTTTccacagtcacttagtcttcttgagtctgaacccatagcgcaacatgaaatttacttcactcccaactaggaaacatgaaaagattcttcacacgcccataactcggggctataccttgAATCAAGGTGGAATTctagcacctaatagttcttctatcctccagcagaccttcCTTGACACTTCCAAGTcgtatagatacatctcgcagtactaacatactcatcacatagttatccaaccatcactcccactaatagggacgataccgaacatataagttcaaaacacttgctcataCAATCAgtacctcagtgctcaagccataggcaaagatctggcctcaagtcctccagactggcccaacatcaactcacagagatcacatctcgcccctcgatcggggattcacaagccatcaaggcacatctgatactgagcgctcatgcgcgcatacaaacacgtggaaggaattcaaagagttacatttcaagctgaatcaaggatgcacgataagaacaagaacatgaagttttcctaaaggttctgcatcctctcgaggataaatacagacgtctccgtaccgatccacgagactctactaaaactgctcatgactcgtgagacctatgtaacctaggctctgataccaacttgtcacgaccccaaaccggactcggtcatgatggtgcctctcatgaagacaaggccagtcgacacaattcccaaatcaaccattttccatttAAAAGTGGTTTCTATACCATTTATAACCATTAATTTCATAATGAACTTTTAGAAGAACAAtacggaataattacacaagcccgacatcggggtgtcactagtcatgagcacctaccaaggtctgaatacaacaaaaaaatAGTCAAGTGTACTAAGTACAGAAATGGAAATAAGATGaagaagcagtgctgcgaacgtcgtgcagccaccttgctaactctgatgactccacATCTGAGCAATCAATACCCGCTACTGGGttctgaaatacctgaatctacacacgaggtgcagggagtaatatgagtactccaacccagttaGTGATacgagtaaataaagactgagcagtaggaaacaatgaatccacattcatgataactcaataagcacaCAGGCTGCTAATTCAGAATACGAGTCGATCATCTTATTAAAATCCAGCCTTTTggtaaaatcatttgaaaatgctttccgacagtttcagtaggggttcaataccatttaatcatccgaattcaccccgaggccctcgggacctcaactaaaagcaccaacatgacccaataccttattcaaacttgttacaatcatcaaagcacctcaaacaacatcaaattacccaaaacacatcggattcaagcccagtttttgagaaatcttccgaaatacgttttcgataaaaaatccaaccaaaccacgtccgaatgacctgaaattttgcacacacatcccacaTGACATAATGAAACTACTTCagctctcggaattctattccaactcccggatcaaaatctcacctaccaaccaaaaatcgccaaaaatcttaacttcgccaattcaagcctagatctactctggacctccaaaaccaattccgatcactctcctaagtcataaatcacccaacgaagctaaccaaatcaaaAAAATTCcgttccgagctcatatacaaataagtcaactcttggtcaaacctttcaaattcaaagctttcatctgagactgttctttcaaattcattcgattttcttgaaaaccaaaaccaacaatttaaataagtcataattcatcacacagggctagtcatgcccaagaactggtgagcaaagtgcaaaagctcaaaacgactggtcggatcgttacaaaaaGGCTAACAATCAGAATTTTAGACTTGCTGGAGCTCTCCCGAGTAATACTGAGCCTAATCCTAAGGCTCAAGTCAATGTGGTTACCTTGAGAAATGGAAGAGTATTAAAAGAATTTCCAGAGAAAAGAAGTATACAGCTAGTCCTGAAGGAGAATTAGTTCCTAAGCCAGTTGAGGAGAATAAGAATGAGAACAAAGGATCAGAGCCAGTAATTGTGGCAAGACCACCACCTCCATTTCCACAAAGACTGCAAAAGCAAAAAGACGACACTAAGTACAAGAAATTCTTAGATATTTTGAGCCAAGTGCGTGTGAATTTGCCTTTGGTAGAAATTTTGCAGGAAGTGCCTCTGTATGCAAGGTATCTCAGAGATATTTTGGCAAACAAGCGAATACATACAGAgtttgaaacagttgcacttactgaaaAGTGTAGTGTTAGAGTTCAGAGTAAActccctcctaagttgaaggatcctGGATGTTTCGCAATTTCTCTATCTCTTGGAAAACAAGAAGTTGGTAGAGCTCTGTGTGATTTAGGGgctagtataaatttgatgccataaTCTTTGTTCAAGAAACTCGGATTGGGGGTGCTTAGACCTACTACAATCACTTTACACTTGGCAGATAGGTCACTAGTTATGCTAGAAGGAATTATTGAGGATGTGTTAGTTCAAGTGGGAAAGTTTATTCTTCCTGTTGATTTTATTATTCTTGATTACGAGGCAGATGAGGAAGTACCTATTATTTTGGGGCGACCATTCTTAGCTACTGGTGGAGCGATTATTGATGTTAGGGAAGGGAAATTAAAGATGAGAGTTGACGATGAAGAAATCACTTTTAATGTGTACAAGTTACTTAAGCTCCCTAAGCATTATAAGGAGTTATGTATGATTACTGTGGTAGAACTGAAGGGGATAGAGTAGAGTCCTTGTGTGAATTATAGTGATTCAGATGGGACAACTGAGTTGGAGGAAGTGGTGTTGCAAGCTGAGTGTGTAAGGATGATTGAGAAAAGAGCCAGATATAAAAGAAGAGACCTTCTGAGAGCATGTAAAAAGGCTAGTATTAATgggagaaagaagaagagaaagcacCCAGCCTAAGGAGAGCAGCAGTGTCGggtcgcgatgttaaatcaggcgcttgttgGAAGGCAACCcatctttactgctttcttttatttctatttttttcttatttttgttgTAGTGTCTGTTTTTGTTTTGTAGGATTATAAGCATAGGAAATCCATCGGAAGAATGAAGAAGTGAGTTAGATGGTTAGAACTAAGTGCGGGATGCCCACACAAAGGACCA from Nicotiana sylvestris chromosome 12, ASM39365v2, whole genome shotgun sequence encodes the following:
- the LOC138883419 gene encoding uncharacterized protein, which codes for MNLDAACAGSCMERPYNEIQILLNNFTANDNNWHGDGEPRRELKQKAAGSSQCGYLEKWKSIKRISREKKYTASPEGELVPKPVEENKNENKGSEPVIVARPPPPFPQRLQKQKDDTKYKKFLDILSQVRVNLPLVEILQEVPLYARYLRDILANKRIHTEFETVALTEKCSVRVQSKLPPKLKDPGCFAISLSLGKQEVGRALCDLGANRSLVMLEGIIEDVLVQVGKFILPVDFIILDYEADEEVPIILGRPFLATGGAIIDVREGKLKMRVDDEEITFNVYKLLKLPKHYKELCMITVVELKGIE